The DNA sequence atttatatttattttttattttaaaataaataaaaatataattatgtaaaactttatttgaattcttttatggtaaatcatttattttcaaattgaaaAGTACCGGGTTAGAGCATAGAAAAAAGAAAGGTCTTTTGAAATCAAGTTAAAACGGTGCGTTTTGAACTTACTAAACTCACCGTTTTAGCTCTTCTCATAAACATCACCGTGTTGAGTTTGTGAATTGCTTTTTATTCTTTTCACCCTCCCGCAAGATGAAGGCAACAAAAACATCAGGAGTCTCGTCTTGGAAAGTAAGCGATGGAAATTGCTAGAATCGAGGGGTTTTGTGAAGAGATCTACGACTTGCTGTTATGAAGGAACATGGCAAGTGATGATGAAACTTTTGGAGATTTGATTACGAACGACATGGTAGTCGATCTCCAAGTGTTTCGTTCATTTGTGGAACACTGGATTTGAGGTGATGTGTAAGGCGGCCTTGTTGTCGCAGTGAAGAGGGATAGGAAAAGCGAGATCTATCTGAAATCCTTGTAAAAGGTAAGAAATCTGCTGAAGCTCACAGACAGTCGCGACCATACTTCTATACTCGGCTTCGGCTGATGACCGACTAACCGTTGTTTGCTTctttgtttttcagaaaatcaaGGATGAACCCAGGAAAATACAGAGCCCATTAAGTGATTTTCGAGAAGTAGGACAAGCGGCCCAGTCTGAGTCGCAGTAAGCAGAGAGTTGAAGGGTTGTGTTTGCTAGAAAGTGAAGACCTTTATGTGGGCTTCCTTTAAGGTACCAGATAACTTGCAAAGCGGCATCCACATGGGTTTTCTAAGTACTTGCATGTACTGGATAAGTTGTTGGGTGGAGTAGGTGATGTATGGCCGAGTGAGTGCGAGGTACAAAAGGCATCCTACTAGCCTCCAATGCTGCTTTAGATTAGGTAAGATCTTGCCTTTGTCTTTATTGGGTTTGAGACCAGTTGGTAAGGGAAAAAGAACTGGCTTTGCATGTTGTAGTCCTGTATCGCATACAATATGATTAATATATTTCCATTGATGCAGGAACATCCCTTCATCTGATCCTGCAATTTCGAGCCCTATAAAGTACTATACATGTCCGAAATCCTTTATCATGACGACACTATGCAGATAAGTCTTTACATCTTGAATTTGTTGTGCATTAGTGCCAATAATTAGCATATCACCAATATAGAAAATTAGAGCCAAAAAGTTAGCACCGAATCCTTTTGTAAAGAGACAATGGTCAGTTTAATACTGTTTAAAACCGTAGGAACACATTTTAGAGGCCAATTCAATATTCCATTGTCTTCCAGCTTGTTTGAGACTATATAGACTTTTCACAAGTTTGCACACTTGCCCTTTGGGTACTGTGTAACCTTTAGGAGCTTGCATGTATAGATCCTCTTCTATATGTCCATGGAGATAGGCTTTGTTTATATCTAGTTGATGTACTTGCCATATTTTAGTTGCTGCTATGGCTAAAAAAACTCTTACTGTTACCAGTTTGGCAACAAGGGAGAAACTTTCATGATAGTCAACCCCAGGTAATTGGCTGTATCTTTTTGTCACCAACCTTACTTTGTATTTGTCTATAATGCCATATGAGTTGTATTTGACTCTAAAAACCCAATTAGATGCAATAGCTTTCTTTGCTTTAGGCAGATTAGTCAGAATCcatgtattattattttttaatgcatCTAACTCACTTTGCATAACATTTACCTAATTACTGTTCTGTCTAGCTTCAAAATAAGATCTAGGTTTTGTTACAATAGACAAAGCAGccataaaattaatatgtttATGATTAAATGCAGTTGAATCAAAGAAGAAGGTGCAAGAAGGGTAAAGTGAAGTGTCTATTGGAGGACTTAAGATAAGTTTTTCTTCTGTAACTTTAGCAGTGTAATCATTTAGCCATTGAGGCCTTGTAATTTGCTTATTGCTTTTTCTTATCTGTGGTTGTGTTGTTTGCTCTGAACTTAAAATGTAATGTTCAGGTGGTCTTTCTGAGGTTGTATGTGGGCTCTGTGTCAGTAGGTTCTGTTTCTGGAATGAGTGTGGGTAGTGGTGTATGATTAGATGAGGTATTTTCTTGTGAATGATATGGATAAGTATTTTCATAAAAGATTGCATCTCTAGAGgtaaaaattcttttatttttttagatcatATAGTTTATATGCTTTAGAACCAGGAACAAAACCTAGGAAGATACTTTTAAAAGCTCTTTCCTCAAATTTGGACTTGTGTGGCTTTGTATTTGTTGTAAAATACAAACATCCAAAAACTTTAAATTGTGATTCTGGCTTTTTTGAAAGAGGACTTCAAATGGGGTTTTCTAAAACTGTGCCGGGCAGAACATTAATGACGTGTGGCAAAAAAAAATTGGCTCACTCCAAAATTTTTTTGGCAATTCTGATTGAAACATGATAGCTCTTGCAACTTGAAGTAAGTGTTTATGCTTTATTTCTACTACTCTATTTTGCTATGGAGTGTAGGGATATGATTTCTGATGTAAAATtcatttttctttgaaaaataTTATGCAAAAATGATTTGTATCAAACTGGTTTTGAATCATGATGAAAGATTCTTTTAGAATTATGTGaacatttaatttttctttcaaaaatatCTTTAGTTGAGATGTGACTtttatgaaagcaaatcctTTGTTGTTTAGCTACGGGACAAATAAAACAAATGTGAGAAGTATTATAACTGATATGTAGATCATCAATATgcttaattttcttttagaaGCATGGCCAAGTCTTGGATGCCATAAGGAATACAATTTAGGATGAGTGTTTAAAGAAACTTTATTACTGAGAGCAGGCTTGAGGTTTTCTTGATTTAGAAAGAATCTAGAGCTCAGCACATAAAGCCCTTCATGCATTCTTATAACTGCCATGATAGTTTTGCTCATTAGGTCCTACAAAAGACACTTATTAGATAGAAACTGAACTGAATTTTGTGAATTCTGTGTGAGTTTGCTGATAGACAGGAGGTTTTATTTAAAGTAAGGAACATGTAAGACATTATGCAAGGTAATTTCTAAGTTTAGAATGataatcctaatatgcaaaacaGACTGTGCACTCCCATTTGGCAAATTAACTGCGAGATTTTGTTTGGGTTTAATATATTgagagaataaatttaaataatgataCATATATGATGTGGTTCCAGTATCTACTATCCATGTGCCTACAGTATTATTTGAAGTAAGAGAGCAGTAATTAGGATCTTTACCTGTAATTCTTGAAAATCCCACACAGCCTGCAGATTCACATTGATTTGAACTCCTCATATACTTTATTATTTCTTGCTATATCATATTTGAGATGCCCATGTTCCATGTTTCTGGTATTTGTGATTCTGCACTAAGATCCTGAGGTGAAACATTAACCTTTTCTTTGGTTCTTTTATAGTCATTGAACCACTCAAGATAATCATGTAGTTTAAAGCATGTTTTCCTTGTATGACCTGTGATTTGGCAATGAATACAGAATTTGTTCCCTTTATCTTTTCTTATAAACTCCTTTTTTTCTATACTGCATAGTATCTTTAGGTCCCCTTACACTCATAACAGTGTTATTAAAATCAGGGTTTCCCCCATTCTgcacctcttttttttttttttttttcaacactCAAAACCATTGAGTAGGCTCTGTTTACATTAGGTAGGGGTTTCATGATTAGTATTTGGTCCTTGACATGGCCATAGGAATCAAGGAGACCCATTAGAAACTGTATGACTTTATCTCCATTTTCcaattcattaataatattagCAAATTCACAAGTGCAAGTGGAGGTAATTCTTAGTCAATCTAATTCATCCCGTAGCTTTTTAAGCTTGGTAAAGTAAACTAATTCTTAGTCAATCTAATTCATCCCGTAGCTTTTTAAGCTTGGTAAAGTAAACTGTAACAGACATTCCAATCTGTGTTAAGGAGCTTATTTCCCttttgatttgaaaaattaaggGTCCATTGCTTTGCGCAAAACTTCCTTTGATATTATCCCACAAGCATTTTGCATATGGTGTATACACAAAAGTACTGGCTAATTCTTTTGATAGAGAATTTAGTATCCAAGAAATTACCATACTGTCAGCCTTTTACCTTTTTTTGTGAATTGCAGAGTCTGGATCTGAAACTTTCTCCTTTCCATCAATGAATCCCAGTTTGTCTTTGGCTCTCAGGACAATGATGACAGCTCTGCTCATGACAAATTGTTAGAACCATCCATTTGCACACTAACCAGCTGCATTCTAGGGTTGTCAGAACTCTGAAGGGTTATCAGGTCATTGAGGGCCTTTTCAGCGTCAGATGTATCGCTTGTTTTAGCTATTTGTTATGTAAAGGGTTATGAGAAAAAAAGAGTTTTGTATTGGGCTTTATTCCTGCTTTGATACCATGATAAgtaaaaagaagagagaaaaaagaaaatagcatTTGGCAAATGCTTGATTTTATTGTTTCTTTGTACACCTATGTATAGAAGAATGGATGGATCTAGAATAGAAAAAATAGCTAGTTGTTTATTTGTACAACTATACAATCAAgggaaagaaaacaaaaaacaaaagggTCTTTTGGAATCAAGCTAAAACGGTGCGTTTTGAACTTAATTAAACACATCGATTTAACTCATCTCCACAAAACTTACACTAAGCACATCGTTTTAACTCATCTCCTAAACGTCACCGTATTGAGTTTGTAAATTGCTCTTTATTAATGAATTCCATGAATggaatatttagaaaaaaaaacatattgattaatattttttgttattaaaaaaaattcgatTAATGTTTTCTATCATGCTCTTCatatctctttttatttttgcgaTTAAGAGTGCGGGTTACTATACacatcaattttatttatttatttaatatatatatatatatctctttataaataatttatatttaaattaaattaataaataaattttacgtgtttatattattcaaataattaaCTCCACATATCTCTTCTTAGCTTATATGGCTTTTAACAATCTTCTTAGCTTATATGGCTTTTAACAAGCTAAATAAGTCGACAAAACATATTTGAAAAATTTCGATTCAATTCTCCTCTCTCCATTTTTAAACATTTACAATGTCAaagtttgaaaataataatttagtaaataaaagttttattttttctctttttttcctaAAGTATAACTCTTTCGCAGTTAGCGAGTGACTCTCCTCTCCCTTTCAATGTGTGTTTTTTCCTTCCCTCTCTACCTACGAAAGTTGTAGATGGattttttaagttttgattatacatccaatactttattaaTATGAGGTTATATGGGGAGTCTGTCATTTTATTCCTTTTGAATGTGGCTATAGAGAATAACTCTTTTAGAGGCGTGCATGTGATAATTGAGTCCTGTTGTTGATACTCTCTTTCAGCTTCTTGTAGCAAAAAGACATATTTTTGTTTGTTCATGCTTTTTTGAGCTCTCTGAATATATATCTATTTGTGGTCAATTTTTACCTTTTTTTGCTAGGTTTGTATTTGGCTCTATAGCTTTGTATGTAGGTGGGTTTTTGACTTTCTTGCTTCACTTGCAGTCGAGTAGGATCAATGAAACTACTTTTAGGGTTCACCGCTTTCTAAAGATGTTTTTGGTATCACTCATCCCCGCTTGGTATTTCTCTTGAACTCAAATGTTGCTTTTTTTATAGTCGGTGCATTTGAAATCTTCATAATACTTATTTTCTCTCGTAGAATGTTTTTGTTGCAGATCAATACGCTTTGATTATTATGACTTCTCATTTGTATGTCTCTGATTATTTTTACTAAGAGACTGATTGAGGACTATAAATAGTGATTGTTTGCGTATTTGTGGCAATTTTTATTGGGTTTTTAGTTCAGCAATGTTTTTTTTTGGGCCTGAATAGTGTATGAagtttcttgttttctttttttttttttttccttaaactGGGCTTGAGCCTTTCCTGTATTTTGGTAGTTCAATTCTCATGAATCTCTTGATGGATTTCAAGTCTTTCCGGCAATGTAACCTATATTTAACCCCCCAAAAAATATATCTAcatattaaaacaaaaaaagaaaaaaaaacgcAACAAAATACCAATCCATTGGTAGACTCGACAACCATCCCATTCACTTCCCTCGCAAGACTTCAAATAGGAGTCAGAAGATGTCGCGTGCAAACGGCACGCTCTGTTGACACGTCAGCTATGCAGTTAAACTTGCCTGTTAAATTTGCCTTGCCTTGATATTCTACGCTCATTTTAATCATCGTTGGTTCCATGATGAATGCCCATAAATCCAGAACCCACTTTAAAAAAGATATATATGCGCcggttttattaaattttttcaatcaattaattttttttttcccaacgGAAAATTGGACGGTGAGTAGTGAGCACAGGAAGATCAATACGTTTCTCTTCCCATGTGATGGGCGTCCTTCGCCTGTGCCCTATAACGGAATATAAAACAAGAACATCATGCGTTGCGTCTGGCACTCCCTATATCAACTGTTGAAATCAAACGGTGCAGAGAATTTGACGGTGCACATAAAACGGTTAAATTAAGATAATACAAAAATTTAGGAACGGCAGCTGAGCTGGCCCCCGTGGGTCTAACAAGGTGACAGGTTGCTCTCTATATATTCTCTTCTTCTGCTGCTGCTTTCTTCGTGATTCTTCGACTCGTCTGCTTTAATCGGTGAGCAGTGTCTGCTTCTGTATCATTTGATTAATTATTCTGGTTCATCTTGAAAGTAGATGATCATCTTCTTTCTCTCTCAACccattatttttgtttattttagtttaaagCTTTAAATTTCTCTCGGTTCAGATGTTTGCTTTTGTGATGAAATGATCGTTTGCTTTTGAGGTGATAATTGATGCATGATTATTTAATTCATGTAAAAACACCATATCTTCTAGCTTTGGGATTGAAATACAATTTTTTTGTAAACAACCCATAAAAAATCACAGCACCTGTTTTGATCTTAACTATTCGATCATCTCTTAAATTGTTCATAAACCATGTAGTCCACATCCTTAATATTGAGGCAAAATCAACAGTTTAGCCTTTCGATATTTTGATAGGTCCTGAAGTGGGCACATCATCAATAGGTTGGAGTCCGTAGATTATTatggttgttttttgttttttttttttattgttattatatgTGCAGCAGAACTTATGTTAATTAGTAGAGTAAATGAAGATTTTATTTGTTGTCTTTTGCACTTGATAAAAAAAGATAGGGAAATGCTGATCTTAGTTTTGTACGGTGCTTTGGTGAAGTACTTATTTTATATCCCTGCTTGTTTAGGTGATATCTTTGAATACTTATAGGATATGATTCTTCCAATTCTGTTATAGCGCTTGCTGTTGTTGAAGCTGAAGTTGAATTCTAACCTTTTAGGTGAAAATGGGAACCAGCTTCAAACCGGTGATATTGTCGCTGTTTATTGCTTCCTTGCTGTTTACCTTCACCTACTCTGCATCAAATGATGGGTTGGTTAGAATTGGACTGAAAAAGATGAAATTGGATCAGAACAGCCAAGTTGTTACCCGGCTTGAGTCGAAGAATGTGGAAGCTTACAGAGCTTCTGTGAGGAAGTATGGTCTCCGTGATAATCTGGCGGACTCGGGGGATCCTGATATTGTAGCATTGAAGAACTATTTGGATGCTCAGTATTACGGTGAAATTGACATTGGGACTCCTCCTCAGAAATTTACTGTAATCTTTGACACTGGTAGCTCCAATTTGTGGGTGCCATCATCCAAGTGCTTTCTCTCAGTGAGTTTTATTTCTTTATGGTTATTATGAGCGTTTACCAAATGCAATTTATCGGTTCTGGTCGGAAAGCAATTTACAGTTTTGTATTTCTTGTAGGTTGCTTGTTACTTCCATTCTAGGTACAAGTCAAGCAAATCAAGTACCTACAGGAAGAATGGTTTGTTTTCTCGTGACCATTAACAATATCTAAAGTTCGTTTCTGTCATTTACATTACCTAAAGACATTTAACATCTAAGCTTGTTGATTTGAAATCTGTATCAGCTCAACTTTCTTATTTTATGCTTATTTGAgagagtaattttattttatttcatgcttATATGAGGGTAGTTTAGTCtattcatgcttatgtaataatTAGCAGTTGAATTCACCATAAAGTTCATGGTTCATCTCTGAGAACCATACCTCAaattttctcttgattgattaTCTGGTTAAATATAGGAAGATTGCATAACGGTCCATCATATAATCCTAAGCCAATTAGTTAAACCCATTAGACATTCTGTTCCTGGGTGATGGGGGTAGCAGATGACTATCATGgatattttaatcattttaaaacttaatttgtTCTGGTATGATTAATTGTGTAGGAAAATCTGCTGAGATTCACTATGGCACTGGAGCTGTTTCTGGTTTCTTTAGTTATGATAATGTCAATGTTGGTGACCTAGTTGTAAAAGATCAGGTTATCTCAGTCTCTGACCTCTTGTCACTTCTTCAAGTTTTGATTTTTATAGATTGTACACCCCCATACAGAGACAGAGACAGGCtttcctttaattttctttGGTGAATCTATCAGGAATTTATTGAGGCAACTTCGGAGCCTAGTGTCACATTTATGGTGGCCAAGTTTGATGGCATACTAGGACTTGGATTTCAGGAGATCTCAGTCGGAAATGCTGTGCCTGTCTGGTATCTGTGTTatgcttttattttatttaatctttttaacCTTTTTCTTTAAGAAATGCTAGCACCAGTCACTTAAAACTGTCCAATACTCTTCCTCTTATCGGttaataattaatgattaattaaagagagaaaataataattaatataataactatATTTCAACCAATAAGGATGAGAGTGTCCAGAGTCACTTTTTAAGTGACTATTGCTAGCATTTCTCTTTTTCCTTATTTCGTGTTCAAGTTGAGGCACTTGCATCTCTTACAGGTACAACATGGTTAAACAAGGCCTTGTCAAGGAACCAGTATTTTCTTTTTGGCTTAACCGCAATACAGAGGAAGACGAAGGAGGCGAAATTGTATTTGGTGGTGTTGATCCAAATCATTACAAGGGCAAGCACACATATGTTCCTGTGACACAGAAAGGCTATTGGCAGGTTGGCTTGTCCATTACTCCTTCAATTAGAGTGCTTAACTTAGTCTTCTTTATGTCTTTTTCAATTAGtttgtctttttatttatttatttattaattttttttgatagTTTGACATGGGCGATATTCTTATTGGTGATAAACCAACTGGTATGCCCTCTTTATATCTATAGTTCCTAGGAAGAAAGTAAGATCATTTAAGTTGGACAAAGCTCAGTGATCTGATACAATATGTTTTCTCCTGAGTTCTTGCACATGGTTTGACAAGCTAAGCTTTCACAGGTTATTGTACTGGCAGTTGCTCAGCGATTGCAGACTCTGGAACTTCCTTGTTGGCAGGCCCAACGGTATGAACAAACTGCTTTAGAGTGTTAAAACTTTATCCGGCCTGTTGGAATCTTCCAATTGATTTCTCATATAACATTATTTACCGAGTTTTCTGATTTGGATTATAAGCAAAACCATATATGAgttatatatatagttttaaaGATGGCCcaaaatgtaatgaatgaatggATAAGTATTAAAGAactttttttatatgaattttccTTTTGGTATAAGGATTTGGTGATTTGGTGATCTGTTCGTTCCCCTTTGTTTTTCGTCCCTTCTCCATTTGGGGATGTGGATTGTGATTTGGAATATGAGAATGGTGCATATCTGAATGGGTTCACAGGCATGAAATAACATATCTTACTTATGTCTGATATCTTTTCCATGTTCATTTGTGTCATCCAACTTGGAGTCCAGTACCCTTTTGGACTTGATCTTCGTGCATacacttgtcaccatttagatCCTACATTGGTATAGGTTCATTGTCATCAAATTTCCTGCCCTTAAATTATATGGTGGCTTTACTGTTCTTGCAGACTGTGGTTACCCTGATAAATGAAGCAATCGGAGCCACTGGAGTAGTTAGTCAGGAATGTAAGGCTGTTGTTGCTCAGTATGGACAAACCATAATGGATTTGCTTCTAGCTGAGGTGAAAACcataaatttattatagtgATACTTTTAATGCTTTTAGC is a window from the Manihot esculenta cultivar AM560-2 chromosome 16, M.esculenta_v8, whole genome shotgun sequence genome containing:
- the LOC110604154 gene encoding aspartic proteinase; translation: MGTSFKPVILSLFIASLLFTFTYSASNDGLVRIGLKKMKLDQNSQVVTRLESKNVEAYRASVRKYGLRDNLADSGDPDIVALKNYLDAQYYGEIDIGTPPQKFTVIFDTGSSNLWVPSSKCFLSVACYFHSRYKSSKSSTYRKNGKSAEIHYGTGAVSGFFSYDNVNVGDLVVKDQEFIEATSEPSVTFMVAKFDGILGLGFQEISVGNAVPVWYNMVKQGLVKEPVFSFWLNRNTEEDEGGEIVFGGVDPNHYKGKHTYVPVTQKGYWQFDMGDILIGDKPTGYCTGSCSAIADSGTSLLAGPTTVVTLINEAIGATGVVSQECKAVVAQYGQTIMDLLLAEAQPKKICSQIGLCTFDGTHGVSMGIQSVVDERNDAMCSACEMTVIWMQNQLRQNHTQDRILNYVNELCDRIPNPMGQSAVDCDSLSSMPTVSFTIGGKIFELTPQEYVLKVGEGSGAQCISGFTALDVPPPRGPLWILGDIFMGRYHTVFDYGNMRVGFADAA